In Vidua macroura isolate BioBank_ID:100142 chromosome 7, ASM2450914v1, whole genome shotgun sequence, a single genomic region encodes these proteins:
- the LOC128809934 gene encoding LOW QUALITY PROTEIN: uncharacterized protein LOC128809934 (The sequence of the model RefSeq protein was modified relative to this genomic sequence to represent the inferred CDS: inserted 2 bases in 2 codons; deleted 4 bases in 3 codons) codes for LAATAPNVGSCMDQPRPPGGDRWTEPQGDRELFPEGELLLQALNGFAIAATGDGYIFYISPAVRDYLGFHQSDLIYQSVYEMIHAGDRAVFRRQLHRTPLHAADTFPPEQPLLARRSATSSPQHLHAEKQSLVERSFTCRFRCLLDNSLGFLALNFHTITGCLKFLLGQQKSAADKSPVALFAIATLLQPLSILELQTKTLIFQTKHKLDFTPMACDSRRKVVLGYTEVELCRRGSGYQFVHAADMMHCAEHHVRMMKTGESGLTVFRLLTKRSSWVWVQANARLVYKRXMPDCIIARQRALSNEEGEEHLQKRNLPLPFSFATGEAVLCGNDLPGFFDSFQAKEELQVQANSVKSEQRLVDPSSLLGAMMKQDASVYNSHADNVPQVSLLALIPEPDGLTQKEDVSRAKEDSNSLLVVIETLFEKSEVDGNVCQTLKVDSTELQQWEEDLLSLGVEEEPLAQGLGQRPGTKVTSYMEQMLPREGVGKSLDFPHCHEENSAMAHFQRCWAAGSAFPAQPQAAGTWGGQGAVGSVGSVASVTSEGSFAQPEQQVPFNPAGPVAGTVLAVPISSSKSSAXLQLANQAFQAEATPSGPVDNTLPTAQSQPGCQLVGSSCSPPLHSNTLVTLWHNKLLQANPVSCPSEALLAIVPKQLEAAGAYVESQTLPGGSPENSPGAGLWWPPPSQSFPCPVQGLHQSLFSGDGKLDDVEAALPAPLEARRLPGHGGFPKQPLVAHIDPSFSWEGEQAVLREDKGFSQLWLPQAGAAPQRSHGAGPVHHSGLLLNSSMDPSTHEMDCVVLSKCHYGNSLFRHESNFLRDAAKVSLPQQPGTLLCPAENHPGAPSSSPGSVSRCSAALPVKVGAGAPLCSGQGPGCPSVPFSAGQPLGTCEIQLKVRCEGCRT; via the exons CTTGCAGCTACAGCTCCAAACGTTGGCAGCTGCATGGATCAGCCCAGACccccaggaggggacagatggacagagccGCAGGGTGACAGGGAGCTGTTTCCTGAGGGGGAGCTACTGCTGCAG GCACTCAATGGATTTGCCATCGCCGCAACTGGAGATGGCTACATCTTCTACATCTCCCCTGCCGTGCGGGACTACTTGGGCTTCCACCAG TCGGATCTCATCTACCAGAGTGTGTACGAGATGATCCATGCGGGCGACAGGGCCGTCTTCCGCCGCCAGCTGCACAGGACCCCACTGCATGCTGCTGACA cttttcccccTGAGCAGCCGCTGCTTGCCAGACGCAGCGCCACGtccagcccccagcacctccaTGCTGAGAAGCAATCCTTGGTGGAGAGGAGCTTCACCTGCCGCTTCCGCTGCCTGCTGGATAACTCCTTGGGATTCTTG GCCTTGAATTTCCAC ACCATTACAGGGTGCCTGAAGTTCCTTCTTGGGCAGCAAAAGTCAGCAGCAGACAAGTCCCCAGTTGCTCTCTTTGCCATTGCCACactcctccagcctctctccaTCCTGGAGCTCCAGACCAAAACACTGATCTTCCAGACAAAGCACAAGCTGGACTTCACTCCCATGGCCTGTGATTCCCG GaggaaggttgtcctgggaTACACAGAAGTGGAGCTGTGCAGAAGAGGGTCCGGATACCAGTTTGTTCATGCGGCTGACATGATGCACTGCGCAGAGCACCATGTGAGAA tgATGAAGACAGGGGAGAGCGGGCTGACGGTATTCCGGCTGCTGAccaagaggagcagctgggtgtGGGTGCAGGCCAACGCACGGCTGGTGTACAAAC TGATGCCCGACTGCATCATCGCCCGCCAGCGAGCCCTGTC GAATGAAGAAGGGGAGGAACATCTCCAGAAGAGAAACTTGCCGCTGCCTTTCAGCTTTGCCACAGGGGAAGCAGTCTTGTGTGGGAATGACCTTCCTGGGTTCTTTGACTCGTTCCAAGCCAAGGAGGAGTTGCAGGTGCAAGCAAACTCC GTCAAGTCAGAGCAGCGCTTGGTAGACCCCAGCTCTCTCCTTGGGGCCATGATGAAGCAGGATGCATCCGTATACAATTCCCACGCTGATAACGTGCCTCAGGTCTCCCTGCTAGCTCTCATTCCTGAGCCTGATGGGCTGACTCAGAAGGAGGATGTCAGCAGGGCCAAGGAGGACAGCAACTCCCTCCTGGTGGTCATCGAAACCCTCTTTGAGAAGAGTGAGGTGGATGGAAACGTCTGCCAGACCCTAAAGGtggacagcacagagctgcagcagtgggaggaggatctgctcagcctgggggtAGAGGAGGAGCCACTAGCtcaggggcttggccagaggcCGGGCACCAAGGTGACATCCTATATGGAGCAGATGCTCCCCAGGGAGGGTGTTGGAAAGAGCCTGGACTTCCCACACTGCCATGAGGAAAACAGTGCTATGGCTCACTTCCAGCGCTGCTGGGCAGCTGgttcagcattcccagcacagccccaggcagcgGGCACATGGGGAGGCCAGGGGGCTGTGGGCTCCGTGGGCTCCGTAGCCTCCGTTACCTCTGAGGGCAGCTTtgcccagccagagcagcaggtcCCGTTTAACCCAGCCGGGCCGGTGGCAGGGActgtgctggctgttcccatctccagcagcaaatCCTCTG GACTTCAGCTGGCAAACCAAGCGTTTCAGGCAGAAGCTACCCCCTCTGGTCCTGTAGATAACACTCTTCCTACtgctcagagccagcctgggTGCCAGCTGGTGGGCTCAAGCTGCTCACCCCCATTGCACTCAAACACGTTGGTGACTCTGTGGCACAATAAACTCCTCCAGGCAAACCCAGTCAGTTGCCCATCGGAGGCTTTGCTGGCCATAGTTCCAAAacagctggaagctgcaggagcaTACGTGGAGTCCCAGACTCTGCCAGGTGGCAGTCCTGAGAATTCCCCgggggctgggctgtggtggcCACCCCCCTCCCAGTCTTTTCCTTGCCCTGTCCAGGGTTTGCATCAGTCCCTGTTCTCTGGGGATGGGAAGCTCGATGATGTGgaggctgctctccctgcacccTTAGAAGCCAGAAGGCTGCCAGGGCATGGCGGCTTCCCCAAACAGCCCCTGGTAGCCCACATAGACCCCAGCTTTTCCTGGGAGGGGGAGCAGGCAGTGCTCCGAGAGGACAAGGGGTTCTCACAGCTGTGGCtcccacaggctggggcagctcctcagaggagccatggggcagggccagTGCACCACAGCGGACTCCTGCTGAACTCCAGCATGGATCCCAGCACCCACGAGATGGACTGCGTTGTGCTGTCCAAGTGCCACTATGGAAACAGCCTTTTTAGGCATGAGAGCAACTTCCTGAGGGATGCTGCTAAAGtatcccttccccagcagccaggcactTTGCTTTGCCCTGCTGAGAACCACCCTGGAGCACCTTCCTCCTCACCGGGCTCGGTTTCAAGGtgctcagcagctctccctgtgaAGGTGGGTGCAGGAGCACCCCTGTGCTCCGGGCAGGGTCCTGGCTGCCCATCAGTTCCCTTCTCAGCTGGGCAGCCCCTCGGTACCTGTGAGATCCAG CTCAAGGTGAGGTGCGAGGGCTGCAGAACCTGA